One window of the Halobacillus litoralis genome contains the following:
- a CDS encoding DUF4003 family protein: MPLSKELAQLKETYTDVYEQLRKEMRWTDKKIVMMVASVYVTSDRKLDIHRYLKLCETIKKDAGMFSYLKSPLRYSVAAMLDSSFEDPFEAFNEMMKVYKSMIHYGFNRSQYTYLAAVAMIQNDPRESEYKEKVQRAVEIHQLMKKEHPFLTSHDDYPLAVLLSQREVDTETLIVQVEHIYRSLDRNGFRKGNHLQFLSHMLSLDEAHTADELIDRTVNAANAIKSSDIRFKSMLYPEAGLLAFLGDEENKVYDIKDFKKALDQEGPFKWQNDMNVKIAVNILVSHQLQEANNLQTGLFTTLETIMQAQQVATLAGVTGATAAASAGDGGGGGQ; encoded by the coding sequence ATGCCTTTATCGAAGGAACTTGCTCAATTAAAAGAAACCTACACTGATGTATATGAACAATTGAGAAAAGAGATGAGATGGACGGATAAAAAGATAGTTATGATGGTAGCATCGGTTTATGTAACTAGTGACCGTAAGTTGGATATCCATCGTTATTTAAAGCTTTGTGAAACAATCAAAAAAGATGCAGGTATGTTCTCGTATTTAAAATCTCCACTAAGGTACTCAGTGGCTGCTATGCTTGACTCGAGTTTTGAGGATCCATTCGAAGCGTTTAATGAAATGATGAAAGTTTATAAATCCATGATTCATTACGGCTTCAATCGCTCTCAATACACGTATCTCGCTGCTGTCGCTATGATTCAAAACGATCCAAGGGAGTCAGAATACAAGGAGAAAGTACAACGGGCAGTTGAAATCCATCAGTTAATGAAAAAAGAACATCCGTTTCTTACATCTCATGATGATTACCCCCTGGCCGTTTTGCTGTCACAACGAGAGGTAGACACAGAAACCCTCATTGTCCAAGTGGAGCATATCTATCGTTCGCTTGATCGAAATGGGTTCCGGAAAGGTAATCACCTGCAATTTTTAAGTCATATGCTTTCGTTAGATGAAGCACACACTGCCGACGAACTCATTGACCGCACCGTAAACGCAGCTAACGCCATTAAATCTTCAGATATCCGCTTTAAAAGTATGCTTTACCCTGAAGCAGGTTTACTCGCATTTCTTGGTGATGAAGAAAACAAAGTATATGATATCAAAGACTTCAAGAAGGCACTAGACCAGGAAGGACCATTTAAATGGCAAAATGATATGAATGTGAAAATAGCTGTAAATATTTTAGTGAGTCATCAACTACAGGAAGCCAACAACCTTCAGACTGGCTTGTTCACAACGCTCGAAACCATTATGCAGGCTCAGCAGGTAGCGACCTTAGCAGGAGTAACAGGTGCGACGGCTGCAGCTTCAGCAGGCGATGGGGGCGGTGGAGGACAGTGA
- a CDS encoding LysR family transcriptional regulator yields the protein METKQLLTFKTAAENLNFTKTAKILKFAQSSVTAQIKALEKELDTPLFERLGKRLYLTESGRQFKKYADQMLALTEEAQMMTRGLEEPTGTLVIGAQESQCTYRLPPILRAFKEQFPQVKLVFKPVHSNEKAKEQLLDGTLDIAFIMDVLKPIPFLTIDTLVEDPLKLVVSMDHPFPANSVVNPNDLEGETLLLTETGCSYRTILENTLNNAEIFPANKFEFLSVEAIKQCVIADLGVAILPEMVVEKDIKEDRMKALIWTASTSSLYTQIAWHKDKFMTAPLEAFVSLTKKTLITT from the coding sequence ATGGAGACGAAACAATTGCTAACATTTAAAACAGCTGCGGAAAATTTGAACTTTACTAAAACAGCTAAGATATTAAAATTCGCCCAATCAAGTGTCACCGCTCAAATCAAAGCCTTGGAAAAAGAATTGGATACTCCTTTATTTGAACGCTTAGGAAAACGCCTGTATTTGACCGAATCCGGCCGCCAGTTCAAGAAATATGCGGACCAAATGTTGGCTTTGACTGAAGAAGCTCAAATGATGACGAGAGGTTTGGAAGAACCCACGGGTACGCTGGTTATCGGAGCGCAAGAGAGCCAATGTACATATCGCCTCCCTCCGATCTTAAGAGCTTTCAAAGAACAATTTCCTCAAGTCAAACTAGTATTCAAGCCGGTCCATTCGAATGAAAAGGCGAAAGAACAACTGCTTGATGGAACATTGGATATCGCTTTTATCATGGATGTTCTGAAGCCAATTCCCTTCCTGACTATTGACACACTTGTCGAAGACCCCCTGAAATTAGTAGTTTCAATGGATCACCCCTTCCCTGCGAATTCAGTGGTGAATCCTAACGACTTAGAGGGAGAAACGCTATTATTGACCGAAACAGGCTGCTCCTATCGCACAATATTAGAAAACACATTGAATAACGCTGAAATTTTTCCAGCTAATAAGTTCGAGTTTCTCAGTGTTGAAGCTATAAAACAATGCGTGATTGCCGACTTAGGCGTAGCCATTCTCCCAGAGATGGTGGTGGAGAAAGATATTAAGGAAGATAGAATGAAAGCTCTTATCTGGACAGCTTCGACTTCTTCCTTATATACCCAAATCGCTTGGCATAAAGATAAATTCATGACAGCACCTCTCGAAGCATTCGTATCCTTAACAAAAAAGACTCTTATAACTACATAA
- a CDS encoding flavodoxin family protein: MKITVLYGSTRADGNTELLTEYALQGISAKRVVLKDYYIKEIVDQRHEAQGFSEVKDDYNTIIDAMLAADVLIFATPIYWYGMSSVMKTFIDRWSQTVRDEKYPNFKVLMSKKKAYMIAVGGDNPTKKGLPLIQQFKYICEFIGLNFQGFVLGEGVKPRDILEDKKALQEISQLNKQLKGLN; the protein is encoded by the coding sequence ATGAAAATAACCGTATTATATGGAAGTACAAGAGCTGACGGAAATACAGAATTATTAACAGAATATGCTTTACAAGGTATTTCAGCAAAAAGAGTAGTTCTAAAAGACTACTACATCAAAGAAATTGTGGATCAAAGACATGAAGCGCAAGGTTTTTCTGAGGTGAAGGATGATTACAATACCATCATTGATGCAATGTTAGCGGCTGATGTATTAATTTTTGCGACACCGATCTATTGGTATGGCATGTCCAGTGTGATGAAAACGTTTATTGATCGATGGTCACAAACGGTCAGAGATGAAAAATATCCAAACTTCAAAGTGCTGATGTCTAAGAAAAAAGCATACATGATTGCGGTAGGAGGAGACAATCCTACTAAAAAAGGACTGCCATTAATCCAGCAATTCAAGTATATCTGTGAATTTATCGGGCTTAACTTTCAAGGATTTGTTTTGGGGGAAGGAGTCAAGCCTCGTGATATATTAGAAGATAAAAAAGCTCTACAGGAAATCAGTCAATTAAATAAGCAACTCAAAGGTTTGAACTAA
- a CDS encoding GNAT family N-acetyltransferase: MENKICIDQMLPEDWEQVRRIYIEGIDTGHATFEKEIPSWKSWNTVHSPDCRIVARSKEKILGWAAISPVSERNVYAGVAEVSVYVSQFSMGKGIGNLLLQALINKSEENGFWTLQSGIFPENVASLKVHYKNGFREVGRRERIGKMDGIWRDTILLERRSENTGIH, encoded by the coding sequence ATGGAAAATAAAATATGTATTGATCAAATGCTTCCAGAAGATTGGGAGCAAGTGAGACGGATTTATATTGAAGGAATTGATACGGGACATGCAACCTTTGAAAAAGAAATTCCTTCTTGGAAAAGTTGGAATACCGTTCATTCACCAGATTGCCGAATAGTTGCACGTTCAAAAGAGAAAATTTTAGGTTGGGCTGCTATAAGCCCTGTCTCCGAAAGAAATGTCTATGCAGGTGTTGCAGAAGTAAGTGTATATGTTAGTCAATTCAGTATGGGGAAAGGAATAGGAAATTTACTGTTACAGGCTCTTATTAATAAAAGTGAAGAAAATGGATTTTGGACATTACAATCTGGAATATTTCCTGAAAATGTAGCAAGTCTCAAAGTTCATTATAAAAATGGATTTCGAGAAGTTGGACGACGGGAACGAATAGGTAAAATGGATGGTATTTGGCGTGACACTATTTTATTGGAAAGAAGAAGTGAAAATACAGGGATTCATTAA